The Rana temporaria chromosome 13, aRanTem1.1, whole genome shotgun sequence genome has a window encoding:
- the ERG28 gene encoding ergosterol biosynthetic protein 28 homolog: MSRFLAILRSWLMMVSIIAAGNTLQSFRDHSFLSDKLYTGRPNQVNGLQARTFGIWTLLSSVIRCTCAIDIRNKTLYHLTLWTFILALGHFMSEVWIYHTAQMTIGVMAPLMVASFSILGMVIGFQYLEVIPDPPATSIKKRN, encoded by the exons ATGAGTCGCTTCCTCGCTATCCTTCGCAGTTGGCTGATGATGGTTTCCATTATTGCGGCTGGAAACACACTGCAGAGCTTCCGCGACCACAGCTTCCTGAGCGATAAATTATACACGGGGAGGCCGAACCAAG TGAACGGCCTGCAGGCTCGCACCTTCGGAATCTGGACGCTGCTCTCGTCTGTGATTCGCTGCACATGTGCCATCGATATCCGCAATAAGAC aCTCTACCACCTCACCCTGTGGACCTTTATCCTGGCACTGGGCCACTTCATGTCTGAAGTCTGGATCTATCACACTGCTCAGATGACCATTGGAGTCATGGCGCCACTTATGGTCGCAA GTTTCTCCATATTGGGCATGGTGATCGGCTTCCAGTACCTGGAGGTTATACCGGACCCCCCAGCTACCTCCATCAAGAAGAGAAACTGA